One segment of Candidatus Woesearchaeota archaeon DNA contains the following:
- a CDS encoding pyruvate ferredoxin oxidoreductase subunit gamma: MEEIRVHGRGGQGAVTFAQLLAIAGFYEGFETQAFPKFGVERRGAPVEAYCRVSKKQINLRDQVYNPKLIIILDSSLMDTVDVCHGLEKGGLIIINTSEEIPKNMFKDFKVFNVDATHVALSIFGADIVNTAMLGAYAAVTGKLSIKSINKSLEERFKRRSDLIEKNKKAVEEVYNLVKKNMHANHN; the protein is encoded by the coding sequence ATCGAAGAAATTCGCGTTCATGGCAGGGGTGGACAAGGCGCAGTAACTTTTGCGCAATTATTGGCAATCGCTGGGTTTTATGAAGGATTTGAGACTCAAGCATTCCCTAAGTTTGGTGTAGAACGTAGAGGCGCTCCCGTTGAAGCCTATTGTAGAGTTTCTAAAAAACAAATTAATCTTCGTGATCAAGTATATAATCCTAAATTAATAATCATTCTAGATTCTTCACTCATGGACACAGTTGATGTTTGTCACGGACTAGAAAAAGGAGGATTAATTATTATTAATACTTCAGAAGAAATTCCTAAAAACATGTTTAAAGATTTCAAAGTATTTAATGTTGATGCAACCCACGTTGCACTTTCTATTTTTGGCGCAGATATTGTAAACACTGCAATGCTTGGAGCATATGCTGCAGTAACGGGCAAACTTTCAATTAAATCAATTAACAAATCACTAGAAGAAAGATTCAAACGTCGTTCAGATCTTATTGAAAAAAATAAAAAAGCAGTTGAAGAAGTGTATAATCTTGTTAAAAAAAATATGCACGCAAATCACAACTAA
- a CDS encoding pyruvate ferredoxin oxidoreductase: MNKTKMIIGKKHKKCKPHKINPGAVVTEPGSSIINKTGSWRSLRPEWDKKKCTQCMSCWMYCPDCSIPVLNNKRIETDFEFCKGCGICAKECIFSSIVMIKEKK; the protein is encoded by the coding sequence ATGAATAAAACTAAAATGATTATTGGAAAAAAACACAAAAAATGTAAGCCCCACAAAATCAATCCTGGAGCAGTCGTTACAGAACCAGGATCTTCAATAATTAATAAAACCGGTAGTTGGAGATCTCTTCGCCCAGAGTGGGATAAAAAAAAATGCACTCAATGTATGTCTTGTTGGATGTATTGTCCTGATTGTTCAATTCCTGTATTAAACAATAAACGTATTGAAACTGATTTTGAATTTTGCAAAGGTTGTGGAATTTGTGCAAAAGAATGCATTTTTAGTTCAATTGTCATGATCAAAGAAAAAAAATAA
- the porA gene encoding pyruvate ferredoxin oxidoreductase yields the protein MVRKVMEAATAVAEGVKLCKPAVIPLYPITPQTHIVERISEFVNDGDLDCELIHVESEHSAISAAVGSSSSGVRTYTATASQGLALMHEILFVASGMRLPIVMNVANRALSAPINIWNDHSDSVAARDTGWIQLYVESAQEAIDTTIQAFKIAEHNKVMLPIMVCLDGFTLTHVYEPVDIPQQGNVNRFLQKYKPSIKLDTKKPVTMGPIGYPDSFIHFKNQQKEAMLNALQIIKKINSEFNSKFHRKYGDGLIEMYNMKDAEYAVLCAGTICGTARVVIDNLRKTKNMKIGLIKLKSYRPFPVDSLINACKSLKGLAVIDKSFSFGFEGAFFTDVKSTLFNEKNKPLVHSFVGGLGGKDINTKDFEEIFNKIIKTKKPICEWLLKE from the coding sequence ATGGTAAGAAAGGTCATGGAAGCTGCAACGGCTGTTGCTGAAGGTGTTAAACTTTGTAAACCAGCAGTAATTCCTTTGTATCCAATAACCCCTCAAACTCACATCGTTGAAAGAATTTCTGAATTTGTTAATGATGGAGATCTAGATTGCGAATTAATTCACGTCGAGAGTGAACACTCAGCAATTAGTGCTGCAGTAGGTTCTAGTTCTAGCGGAGTAAGAACATATACTGCAACTGCATCGCAAGGCCTAGCATTAATGCACGAAATATTATTTGTAGCATCAGGAATGCGACTTCCAATTGTTATGAATGTTGCTAATCGAGCATTATCAGCACCAATTAATATTTGGAATGATCATTCAGACTCAGTTGCAGCAAGAGATACTGGTTGGATTCAATTATATGTTGAATCAGCTCAAGAAGCAATCGATACTACAATTCAAGCATTTAAAATTGCAGAACATAACAAAGTTATGCTACCAATCATGGTTTGTTTAGATGGATTTACCCTAACTCATGTTTACGAACCAGTTGATATTCCTCAACAAGGAAATGTCAATCGTTTTCTTCAAAAATATAAACCTTCAATTAAATTAGACACAAAAAAACCCGTTACTATGGGACCAATTGGATATCCCGATTCATTTATTCATTTTAAAAATCAACAAAAAGAAGCAATGCTTAACGCATTACAAATTATTAAAAAAATAAATAGTGAATTTAACTCTAAGTTCCATAGAAAATATGGAGATGGACTAATTGAAATGTATAATATGAAAGATGCAGAATATGCAGTTTTATGTGCTGGAACTATTTGTGGAACTGCACGCGTAGTTATTGATAATTTACGCAAAACAAAAAATATGAAAATTGGGTTAATCAAACTCAAAAGTTATAGACCTTTTCCTGTTGACTCATTAATTAATGCGTGTAAATCATTAAAAGGCTTAGCAGTTATTGATAAAAGTTTTTCATTCGGATTTGAAGGTGCTTTTTTTACAGATGTAAAATCAACATTATTTAATGAAAAAAATAAACCACTAGTGCATTCGTTCGTCGGAGGTTTAGGTGGGAAAGATATTAATACTAAAGATTTTGAAGAAATTTTTAATAAAATTATTAAAACTAAAAAACCAATTTGCGAATGGTTATTAAAAGAATAA
- a CDS encoding pyruvate synthase subunit beta: protein MPEKELFTKGHSACAGCSTPIIVRHALKAAGKDTVVVNATGCLEVFSTPYPVTSWKVPWVHAAFENASAVASGVVRSLKKTNKNSNVLVFGGDGGTFDIGFQSLSGAAERGENICYVCYDNEAYMNTGIQRSGSTPKFASTTTSPDGKKIHGKTEFKKNLPFILAAHNAYVAVTNVAFPHDIIKRITKGLEHNGFAFILILSPCPTGWKFPSHMTIEIAKLAFKTHIYPMYEIENGVVTITRKPSNHTPVQEYLKHQGRFRHVTPSQLEEIQEHVNENWERIEKLDDYKLKLF, encoded by the coding sequence ATTCCTGAAAAAGAACTATTTACTAAAGGGCATTCTGCATGTGCGGGTTGTTCAACTCCAATTATTGTGAGACACGCATTAAAAGCTGCAGGAAAAGATACAGTAGTAGTTAATGCTACGGGTTGTTTAGAAGTTTTTTCAACTCCATATCCCGTGACCTCTTGGAAAGTACCCTGGGTTCATGCAGCATTTGAAAATGCTTCTGCCGTTGCAAGTGGAGTTGTACGATCATTAAAAAAAACTAATAAAAATTCTAACGTTCTTGTTTTTGGCGGAGATGGCGGAACTTTTGATATTGGTTTTCAATCTTTATCAGGTGCAGCCGAAAGAGGAGAAAATATTTGTTATGTTTGTTATGATAATGAGGCTTACATGAATACAGGAATTCAACGTAGTGGTTCAACACCTAAATTTGCGTCAACAACTACTAGCCCAGATGGTAAAAAAATTCATGGAAAAACTGAATTTAAAAAAAATCTCCCATTCATCCTTGCAGCACATAATGCATATGTTGCAGTAACTAATGTTGCATTCCCTCATGATATCATCAAAAGAATTACTAAAGGACTAGAACATAATGGATTTGCATTTATTTTAATTTTATCACCTTGTCCTACAGGCTGGAAATTTCCGTCACACATGACAATTGAAATTGCAAAACTTGCATTTAAAACACACATTTATCCAATGTATGAAATCGAAAATGGAGTTGTGACAATAACTAGAAAACCTTCAAATCACACTCCAGTTCAAGAATATCTTAAACATCAAGGAAGGTTTAGACATGTAACTCCATCCCAACTTGAAGAAATTCAAGAACATGTGAACGAAAATTGGGAACGTATTGAAAAACTTGATGACTACAAACTCAAATTATTTTAG
- a CDS encoding L-serine ammonia-lyase produces the protein MNSLKEFYKIGNGPSSSHTMGPKTAAKLFKEKLLTLKLASQTQSFIVTLFGSLGATGKGHLTNVAITNELKTESKKISFVWKPNKFLKFNSNALQIEALNKNKKIIHKSIFYSVGGGEIIEQANKNIRPQKKHNKSIYKLKSFSSILKKVNKKRQLLHEYVFETEPEIATHLNLVWKTMKKSISEGLKNEGILPGSLKLRRKAPGFYIKSKSTKGFLHDEHIIFSYALAVSEENASGGIVVTAPTCGSSGVLPAVLFFLQKHYKFPNKKILAALATAGLIGNLVKHNGSISGAEVGCQGEIGVACAMAAGAAAMLIGCSNEQIEHAAEMGLEHHLGLTCDPVKGLVQIPCIERNAVAADRALQCAAFAVLCDSRPRVSFDQIIQTMVETGHDLQSKYKETSKGGLAKRRI, from the coding sequence ATGAATTCACTTAAAGAATTTTATAAAATTGGAAATGGTCCTTCTAGCAGTCATACAATGGGACCTAAAACTGCAGCTAAATTATTTAAAGAAAAACTTTTAACACTAAAACTTGCAAGTCAAACTCAATCATTCATAGTTACTTTGTTTGGAAGTCTTGGCGCAACTGGAAAAGGTCATTTAACAAACGTAGCAATAACAAATGAACTAAAAACAGAATCAAAAAAAATATCATTTGTGTGGAAACCAAATAAATTTTTAAAATTTAATTCTAATGCACTTCAAATCGAAGCATTAAATAAAAATAAAAAAATAATTCATAAGTCTATTTTTTATAGTGTTGGTGGAGGAGAAATTATTGAACAAGCAAATAAAAATATTAGACCTCAAAAAAAACATAACAAATCAATTTACAAATTAAAATCATTTTCATCAATTCTAAAAAAAGTTAATAAAAAAAGACAATTACTTCACGAATATGTTTTTGAAACAGAACCTGAAATTGCCACTCATTTAAACTTAGTTTGGAAAACTATGAAAAAAAGTATATCTGAAGGACTTAAAAATGAAGGTATATTACCTGGAAGTCTTAAACTTAGGCGAAAAGCTCCTGGATTTTATATTAAATCGAAAAGCACTAAAGGTTTTTTGCATGATGAGCATATTATTTTTTCATATGCGCTAGCAGTTTCTGAAGAAAATGCTTCAGGAGGAATAGTTGTAACTGCACCTACTTGCGGATCCAGCGGAGTTCTTCCAGCAGTTCTTTTTTTCTTACAAAAACACTATAAATTTCCTAATAAAAAAATATTAGCAGCTCTTGCAACTGCAGGATTAATTGGAAATCTTGTCAAACATAATGGTTCTATTTCAGGTGCAGAAGTTGGTTGCCAAGGCGAAATTGGTGTTGCCTGTGCAATGGCTGCAGGAGCTGCCGCAATGCTTATTGGTTGTTCTAATGAACAAATAGAACACGCAGCAGAAATGGGATTAGAACACCATCTAGGTTTAACTTGTGATCCAGTTAAAGGTTTAGTTCAAATTCCTTGCATTGAAAGAAATGCAGTTGCAGCAGATCGCGCACTTCAATGTGCTGCATTCGCAGTATTATGTGATTCTAGACCCAGAGTTAGTTTTGATCAAATTATTCAAACAATGGTTGAAACAGGACATGATCTTCAAAGTAAATATAAAGAAACTTCTAAAGGTGGTTTGGCTAAAAGAAGAATATAA
- a CDS encoding EamA/RhaT family transporter codes for MNNSLIGIMIVIFVSMCGALGAFFMKLGADSWSWKINKLIKNKAIWGLVLNGIGVILMTVAYRFGDLSVLYPFVALQYVWSSFLAMKYLKEKMSYQKWIGVSIIIFSVALIGISS; via the coding sequence ATGAACAATTCACTCATTGGCATTATGATTGTAATTTTTGTTTCGATGTGTGGAGCTTTGGGTGCATTTTTTATGAAACTTGGAGCTGATAGTTGGAGTTGGAAAATTAATAAATTAATTAAAAATAAAGCAATTTGGGGTTTAGTATTAAATGGTATTGGAGTTATTTTAATGACCGTTGCTTATCGTTTTGGAGATTTGTCTGTTCTTTATCCGTTTGTAGCATTACAATATGTTTGGTCAAGTTTTTTGGCTATGAAATATCTTAAAGAAAAAATGAGTTATCAAAAATGGATTGGAGTAAGTATTATCATTTTTAGTGTTGCTTTGATTGGAATTAGTTCTTAA
- a CDS encoding protein translocase subunit SecF has product MASRRERRLLRHKGVRYNKDGSAEEGSITPVTNQSSTTKSSSHTKSHSHKKGKIPPKNFFKKLMFYYEHEYKKLFFIPVAMLLIAFVIIGANFAVTGEFVNKGVSLKGGITITIPYNDRITSVDNEVLQLNLRALLPGSDVSVRALSEAGYQKGVIVDASDTTPDQLIASLKQQLPNLQKADYTIETIGSSLGQSFFKEIITALILAFIFMGIVVFIYFKTVVPSLAVILAAFSDMVITLAIVDLIGLKLSTAGIAAFLMLIGYSVDTDILLTTRVIKQKEGTVFERVISAAKTGLTMNITTLAALIIAFIFTPSEVLKQIMLILIIGLLVDIINTWLQNAAILRYYIEKKGDRAEKA; this is encoded by the coding sequence ATGGCTTCAAGGCGAGAAAGAAGACTACTTAGGCATAAAGGCGTAAGATACAATAAAGATGGATCTGCAGAAGAAGGCAGCATTACACCAGTAACTAATCAATCAAGTACTACTAAATCAAGTTCTCACACAAAATCACATTCACACAAAAAAGGTAAAATTCCTCCTAAAAATTTCTTTAAAAAATTAATGTTTTATTATGAACATGAATACAAAAAATTATTCTTTATACCTGTTGCGATGCTTCTTATTGCGTTTGTAATAATTGGTGCAAATTTTGCAGTAACTGGAGAATTTGTAAACAAAGGAGTTAGTCTAAAAGGTGGAATCACAATAACAATTCCATACAATGATAGAATAACTTCAGTTGATAATGAAGTATTGCAATTAAATTTACGTGCATTATTACCTGGATCAGATGTGAGTGTAAGAGCTCTTTCGGAAGCAGGATATCAAAAAGGAGTAATTGTTGATGCATCGGATACGACTCCAGATCAATTAATCGCATCACTTAAACAACAACTTCCTAATTTACAAAAAGCAGATTATACTATTGAAACAATAGGATCAAGTCTTGGACAGAGTTTTTTCAAAGAAATTATCACTGCATTAATTTTAGCGTTTATATTTATGGGAATTGTAGTTTTTATTTATTTTAAAACAGTAGTTCCATCACTGGCAGTAATTCTTGCAGCATTTAGTGATATGGTAATTACTCTTGCAATCGTTGATTTGATTGGATTAAAATTGAGCACTGCAGGTATTGCAGCATTTCTAATGTTGATTGGTTATAGTGTTGATACAGACATATTACTTACGACAAGAGTTATTAAACAAAAAGAAGGAACAGTATTTGAGAGAGTGATTAGCGCTGCTAAAACTGGGTTGACTATGAACATAACTACCTTGGCTGCACTCATAATTGCATTCATATTTACTCCATCTGAAGTATTAAAGCAAATCATGCTCATATTAATAATTGGATTACTTGTAGACATAATTAATACTTGGTTACAAAATGCAGCAATTTTAAGATACTATATAGAAAAGAAAGGCGATCGCGCAGAAAAAGCATAA
- the pyrG gene encoding CTP synthase (glutamine hydrolyzing), giving the protein MSAKKSKFKAIIVTGGVISGLGKGIAAASIGYLLSSKLKIVPMKLDGYLNVDPGTMNPVEHGEVFVLDDGGEVDMDFGHYERFLGVTCKFGQNLTMGKVFAEIRQRERRGDYLGKTVQYIPHVVDFIKSKFFEVAKNENADIVLIEVGGTVGDIENELYIEACRQLSHDLGSENVLYVHLTYVPIPTGVGEQKSKPTQQSVNLLRERGIQPDIIVGRCEEFLTERIKEKIAAFGGVSKTAVVSGVDVNNVYKIPLVFEKEGICEIIHKKLKIYSPPDLKKWNKLLTTLDKPTGEITIAICGKYTALADSYASINEALMHCSAHFRKKISLKFIETTEIEQKKQTVKQALKGVSGVIVPGGFGNRGTEGKIEVIKYCRQNKMPFLGICLGLQLAVIEFARHVCGLTDANSTEINLKTPHPVVDIMPEQAQITNKGGTMRLGAYKAILKSKTLATKLYREGIVFERHRHRYEVNPEHHKILQKKGLVLSGLSEDGLLAEFIELPQSEHPYFIATQAHPELKSHLERPAPLFFGLIDAAIKSKLAIEKKSSKLKKYSKSNKGAKSSKKS; this is encoded by the coding sequence ATGTCTGCGAAGAAATCAAAATTTAAAGCAATTATTGTTACAGGAGGAGTTATTTCGGGACTGGGAAAAGGAATTGCTGCTGCAAGTATTGGATATTTACTTAGTTCTAAATTGAAAATAGTTCCAATGAAACTTGACGGGTATTTGAATGTTGATCCTGGAACTATGAATCCTGTAGAACATGGAGAAGTATTTGTTCTTGATGATGGTGGAGAAGTTGATATGGACTTTGGACATTATGAACGGTTCTTAGGAGTTACTTGTAAATTCGGACAAAATCTTACTATGGGTAAAGTATTTGCAGAAATACGTCAACGTGAAAGACGAGGAGATTATTTGGGTAAGACTGTTCAATATATACCTCATGTAGTTGACTTTATTAAAAGTAAATTTTTTGAAGTTGCAAAAAATGAAAACGCAGACATTGTTTTAATTGAAGTTGGAGGAACAGTAGGCGATATTGAAAATGAACTTTATATTGAAGCATGTAGACAATTATCTCACGATTTAGGATCTGAAAATGTTTTGTATGTTCACTTAACTTATGTTCCAATCCCTACAGGTGTTGGTGAACAAAAAAGTAAACCAACTCAACAAAGTGTAAACTTACTTCGCGAAAGAGGAATACAACCTGATATTATTGTTGGTAGATGTGAAGAATTTCTAACTGAACGAATAAAAGAAAAAATAGCTGCGTTTGGTGGAGTTAGTAAAACTGCAGTTGTGTCTGGCGTTGATGTAAATAATGTTTATAAAATTCCACTCGTTTTTGAAAAAGAAGGAATCTGTGAAATAATTCATAAAAAATTAAAAATTTATAGTCCTCCCGATTTAAAAAAATGGAATAAGTTATTGACAACTCTTGATAAGCCAACTGGAGAAATTACAATTGCTATTTGTGGTAAATATACTGCGCTGGCAGATAGTTATGCAAGTATTAATGAGGCATTAATGCATTGTAGTGCACACTTTAGAAAAAAAATTAGTTTAAAATTTATTGAAACCACTGAGATTGAACAAAAAAAACAAACAGTTAAACAAGCACTCAAAGGAGTAAGTGGAGTTATAGTTCCAGGTGGTTTTGGAAATCGTGGAACTGAAGGAAAAATTGAAGTAATCAAATATTGCAGGCAAAATAAAATGCCTTTTTTAGGAATTTGTTTAGGACTTCAATTAGCAGTAATTGAATTTGCAAGACATGTTTGTGGACTTACTGATGCTAATAGTACTGAAATTAATTTAAAAACACCCCATCCTGTTGTAGATATTATGCCTGAACAAGCACAGATAACTAATAAAGGTGGGACTATGAGACTTGGAGCTTACAAAGCAATTCTTAAATCAAAAACTTTAGCAACTAAATTATATAGGGAAGGAATTGTTTTTGAACGACACAGACATAGATATGAAGTAAATCCAGAACATCATAAAATCTTACAAAAAAAAGGATTAGTGTTATCTGGATTATCTGAAGATGGGCTACTTGCAGAATTTATTGAATTGCCCCAATCAGAACATCCTTACTTCATAGCAACGCAAGCGCACCCAGAACTTAAAAGTCATCTTGAAAGGCCTGCGCCATTATTTTTTGGATTAATTGATGCCGCAATAAAATCAAAACTTGCAATTGAAAAAAAATCTTCAAAACTTAAAAAATATTCTAAATCCAATAAGGGTGCTAAATCATCTAAAAAGAGTTAA